From Bacteroidota bacterium, one genomic window encodes:
- a CDS encoding ABC transporter permease translates to MIKNYFIVAFRNLWRNKLYSLINILGLSVGLSASIIIMLYVYHEYSFDRFHNNKDRLYRVNYIAERKGNMEPSAIMVAAVGQSMLEEFPEIEDMTRFSTDRGGNISWNEKDVFIPEMLYTDSSFFNMFSFPLLQGYPEKALTEPYSIVLTESTARKIFDDKDPMGEVIRLNNNTGLKVTGVCQDVPSSSTIRFNALISFTTLYLDTNLYLGWDGGHAYYTYVMLKPGASMETLESRYGDFLEKHINYKYREYGVTMHLDLEPIAGVHLQPRTEENHTGLTNIIIFITISVFILILACINFTNLSTARSLKRLREVGIRKVVGAGKGQLIRQFIGESMLITILSLVIAIILTELFQPYFNNLTGVSINLYMLPPALLIPGLILLVLIVGLLAGSYPAFYLSGFQPVDIMKGGDKKGRSKYRFRNILIVLQFFISSALIINTLVVYRQIGYIKNKDLGYSKENVVVVPLVSEKSKDGFELLKNELRSIPEVISSGASSEVPGRSFMMNGYLPEGMEKPMLIHALDIDPDFLGTLDIPIIEGRNFNSRMETDREAFLINETLAKMLGWDDPVGKLITRDGRHPVIGVVRDFNFSTLHEDIKPLIITMKPWLGYDLLSVKINPVNRQETLNKIESLWNKMYPNEPFNYFFQEVHVNDAYGMERYFGEIFMHFSILAIFIACLGLFGLAAFTTEYRKKEIAVRKVLGASVQQIILGVSGDYLKWILLANILAIPAAYLFMENWLKRFAYAQPIGYIPFVITLILTIAIAWITILVLVNRLGRTNPAEVLKYE, encoded by the coding sequence ATGATAAAGAACTATTTCATCGTTGCTTTCAGGAATTTGTGGCGAAACAAGCTATACTCATTAATCAACATCCTTGGGTTGTCCGTTGGTTTGTCCGCTTCCATCATCATCATGCTCTATGTTTACCATGAATACAGTTTTGACCGCTTCCATAATAACAAGGACCGCTTGTACCGTGTTAACTACATTGCCGAGCGCAAGGGCAATATGGAACCTTCAGCGATCATGGTAGCGGCGGTAGGACAAAGCATGCTGGAAGAGTTTCCTGAGATAGAAGACATGACAAGGTTCTCCACTGACCGTGGCGGAAACATTTCCTGGAATGAAAAGGATGTGTTCATTCCTGAAATGCTGTATACCGACTCTTCCTTCTTTAACATGTTTTCTTTCCCCCTCCTGCAGGGATATCCTGAAAAAGCCCTTACAGAACCATATTCCATTGTGCTTACCGAAAGTACAGCAAGAAAGATCTTTGACGATAAAGATCCAATGGGTGAGGTCATCCGCCTGAACAACAATACAGGACTGAAGGTCACGGGAGTTTGCCAGGACGTGCCATCCAGCTCCACCATCCGGTTCAATGCCCTGATCTCCTTTACCACTTTGTATCTGGATACGAACCTGTATCTCGGCTGGGACGGCGGCCATGCCTACTACACTTATGTCATGCTAAAGCCCGGGGCATCCATGGAAACCCTGGAATCGCGTTACGGCGACTTCCTGGAAAAACATATAAATTACAAATACCGCGAGTATGGAGTGACCATGCATCTCGACCTGGAACCGATTGCGGGCGTTCATTTACAACCAAGAACCGAGGAAAACCATACCGGCCTTACGAACATCATCATTTTCATCACCATTTCGGTCTTCATTTTGATCCTGGCCTGCATCAACTTCACCAACCTGTCAACGGCCCGTTCCCTGAAAAGACTGAGGGAAGTCGGGATCCGCAAGGTTGTCGGGGCCGGCAAAGGGCAACTGATCAGGCAGTTCATCGGCGAATCTATGCTGATCACCATTCTTTCGCTGGTCATTGCGATCATCCTGACCGAACTTTTCCAGCCCTACTTCAATAACCTGACGGGTGTTTCCATCAACCTGTACATGCTGCCTCCTGCCCTGCTGATACCGGGATTGATCCTACTGGTTCTCATTGTTGGCCTTCTGGCAGGCAGCTACCCCGCCTTTTACCTTTCAGGATTCCAGCCGGTGGATATCATGAAAGGCGGTGACAAAAAAGGAAGGAGTAAATACCGTTTCAGGAACATCCTGATCGTCCTGCAGTTCTTTATTTCTTCGGCCCTGATCATCAACACACTGGTGGTTTACAGGCAAATCGGATACATAAAGAACAAGGATCTGGGTTACAGCAAGGAGAATGTTGTGGTTGTGCCCCTGGTCAGCGAAAAATCAAAAGACGGTTTTGAGCTGTTGAAGAATGAGTTGCGCTCCATTCCTGAGGTGATAAGCAGCGGAGCATCCTCAGAAGTTCCTGGAAGAAGTTTCATGATGAACGGTTACCTTCCTGAAGGCATGGAAAAGCCGATGCTGATCCATGCACTGGACATAGACCCGGATTTCCTGGGAACCCTTGATATACCCATCATCGAGGGGCGCAATTTCAATAGCCGGATGGAAACCGACCGGGAAGCATTTCTCATAAACGAGACATTGGCAAAGATGCTGGGATGGGATGATCCTGTCGGCAAGTTAATCACCCGCGATGGCAGGCATCCTGTGATCGGGGTTGTGCGGGATTTCAACTTTTCCACCCTTCACGAGGACATCAAGCCGCTGATCATCACCATGAAACCATGGCTGGGATACGATCTGTTATCGGTTAAAATAAACCCGGTGAACCGGCAGGAAACCCTCAATAAGATAGAGTCGTTATGGAACAAAATGTATCCCAACGAGCCCTTCAACTATTTCTTCCAGGAAGTCCATGTGAACGATGCCTATGGCATGGAGCGGTATTTCGGGGAGATCTTCATGCATTTTTCCATCCTGGCTATTTTCATTGCTTGTCTTGGTTTGTTCGGGCTGGCAGCCTTCACGACGGAGTACAGGAAAAAGGAAATTGCGGTCAGGAAAGTACTGGGAGCCAGCGTGCAACAGATCATTCTGGGAGTATCGGGAGATTACCTGAAATGGATCCTTCTTGCCAACATCCTGGCCATACCTGCAGCATACCTGTTTATGGAAAACTGGCTGAAACGCTTTGCGTACGCGCAGCCCATAGGATATATCCCATTTGTGATAACATTAATACTTACCATTGCCATTGCATGGATCACGATCCTGGTGCTGGTGAACAGGCTGGGAAGAACGAATCCTGCAGAGGTGTTGAAGTATGAATAG